CCTCCTTGCAGTGTTTCTTGATCTCTctgtacctttttttttgtgggtttgAACATCTAATCATTCTGCACAGATATATACCCATGAGAATTTAGACAAAGAAATTACGAGTAGGATCTAATCAACTTGAATGTTCGAGCTTTAAAGAGGTTCCCAAAGATGTATCCCATTGTTGTTTCCTGGGGAGGCTTTGGGGAAAGAATAGAGTCGCGTTTTACTTGCAGCTTGGTTTGTCCAATCTGTCGACAAATTGAATCGATGATCTTGGGGTCGACTGGGTTACCAGTGACGTCCGTGACATAGAATGTGTCTTTGGCTTTACCACCTTTTGTCAAGATTTCTGCTCTCTTAATACACAAACTGTTTTCTCGGAATATCCTGGTAATGTCTGAGAGGAGTCCAACACGGTCCTCTGTGCACAATACCAGCTCCAGTCCCTGCACGGCCAAGTAAGATATAAACAATGACAAGCATGCCTACCATGGTCAAAACTACCAAATTAAATCAGAACGGTAAATTATTACCTCAGAAGCTCGCCTTTCAATGGCAGCTTCAAGACACTGTACTACACGTTCTCGCTCAGCATCTGAGCTTACAGGGAGTCCATCAACATGTCGAATATAGAATTCCTACAACGATACAAAATTTTGATCTTTAAATAGAATTTCTTGATACGTCAAAAGGAAAAGAGGAAATGGAGTGCAAAATTTTGCACATGAAGTTATGCTCAATTAACTTGATTGGAAACTCTATCCCAGTACTATGCTCAGCTCCACAATCGAAATTTTTAAAGGTTCACAAATTGACCACCTGATGAAATGGCTGCTAAATTGCCATTCCAGAAAGCAAGTGTTCCCAGGTTCAATTATCATTCAAGAAAacgcttttaaaattttaactatacTCATCTTACCTGATAAGCTTCCATTCTTCCTGTGCTGACCATTCCATGAAAGACAACATACTCCATGTCTGTTAAAGTGCAAACAATGTCGAACAAAAGTTTGGGACGATCCTTTGACCTCATAGAAACGACGGTGTAATCTCTCTCAATATTCAACACTGTTACATGGGGTCTTGAACTCTTATCTTCAAATCTCGCTAATCCTGCTCTTTCAACTCTTTCATAGTCCCTGTCTGCAAACATTATCTGATGCAATCTTCTTTCCCTACTTGTTACCCCAGGGGGTGAAAGAGTCATAGTTGCTGTCTTCGAAACAGCATTTCCCTTGAGAACATTGCAAAGCAATTCCCTGATGGTCGAGAGTCGTTTTGGATCTTTAATTGCACACCCTGTGGAATCATCTGTGACATGAACTACAGCAGCAGCCCTAGTGTTATGGGTCCATATCTCAGCATTTACCACATTGCAGTGGAGGTCTGTGAGAACCGCACATACTTCAGACAATAAACCAGGCCTGTCAGTACCAGTAAGCTCAATTGCAGTATGCTCTTCAGAAGGCATCACCCCAACAGACCCTCTCAACGATGGTGCAAAGCTCGCATTGCTTTCAAGTCTCTGTGGAATCAAGATACATGAAACAGAAGATGAGCTCTGCTCAGAGTGTAGTTTATCAAGGGCAAAAAAATGGTAGCAAATACACAGTGGAAAAGGAACGCAACATGTGCATTTTGTAATCTTAAACGttcattaaagaaaattatggaCAATTATGTTTTCCGACTTATCCCCTACAGTCAAAATGTATAAGAAATCTTTCTTTAGCAAACTGTAATCTGACTTTTAACAGTTTCAAAAAGGACTTGGAATTTAATCTCAACCAAGGTTAGCATGATTTTTCCCAAGTTCCATTTGTATTGATATTATTAATAGGTGCATTTTCTTCAAAACATCATCAAACTGATGCAGACATGCCCCTGCCATCATGAGAAAGAAAAACGACATGATACCAGTGCTGAGGGCtacaaaggaaaacaaaacattttgtttCATGAGAATTCTTGGTAAAACATTTCCTTTTATGTTGATGAAATCAGGGGCAAGCAGAATAAAATTCTATATCTGAAAATTTTGATTGTTTGAGACCAAAGAGACAAAcaatttttctgttttctgtttGTATACGACACG
This genomic interval from Populus alba chromosome 1, ASM523922v2, whole genome shotgun sequence contains the following:
- the LOC118055285 gene encoding ACT domain-containing protein ACR6 isoform X1, encoding MDEEYAKLIRRLNPPRVVIDNDACEDATVIQVDSVNKHGILLKVVQVLTDMNLVITKAYISSDGDWFMDVFNVVDQDGKKIRDKEVMDYIQRRLESNASFAPSLRGSVGVMPSEEHTAIELTGTDRPGLLSEVCAVLTDLHCNVVNAEIWTHNTRAAAVVHVTDDSTGCAIKDPKRLSTIRELLCNVLKGNAVSKTATMTLSPPGVTSRERRLHQIMFADRDYERVERAGLARFEDKSSRPHVTVLNIERDYTVVSMRSKDRPKLLFDIVCTLTDMEYVVFHGMVSTGRMEAYQEFYIRHVDGLPVSSDAERERVVQCLEAAIERRASEGLELVLCTEDRVGLLSDITRIFRENSLCIKRAEILTKGGKAKDTFYVTDVTGNPVDPKIIDSICRQIGQTKLQVKRDSILSPKPPQETTMGYIFGNLFKARTFKLIRSYS
- the LOC118055285 gene encoding ACT domain-containing protein ACR6 isoform X2, giving the protein MARILSLSLYFQLRVVIDNDACEDATVIQVDSVNKHGILLKVVQVLTDMNLVITKAYISSDGDWFMDVFNVVDQDGKKIRDKEVMDYIQRRLESNASFAPSLRGSVGVMPSEEHTAIELTGTDRPGLLSEVCAVLTDLHCNVVNAEIWTHNTRAAAVVHVTDDSTGCAIKDPKRLSTIRELLCNVLKGNAVSKTATMTLSPPGVTSRERRLHQIMFADRDYERVERAGLARFEDKSSRPHVTVLNIERDYTVVSMRSKDRPKLLFDIVCTLTDMEYVVFHGMVSTGRMEAYQEFYIRHVDGLPVSSDAERERVVQCLEAAIERRASEGLELVLCTEDRVGLLSDITRIFRENSLCIKRAEILTKGGKAKDTFYVTDVTGNPVDPKIIDSICRQIGQTKLQVKRDSILSPKPPQETTMGYIFGNLFKARTFKLIRSYS
- the LOC118055285 gene encoding ACT domain-containing protein ACR6 isoform X3, producing the protein MNLVITKAYISSDGDWFMDVFNVVDQDGKKIRDKEVMDYIQRRLESNASFAPSLRGSVGVMPSEEHTAIELTGTDRPGLLSEVCAVLTDLHCNVVNAEIWTHNTRAAAVVHVTDDSTGCAIKDPKRLSTIRELLCNVLKGNAVSKTATMTLSPPGVTSRERRLHQIMFADRDYERVERAGLARFEDKSSRPHVTVLNIERDYTVVSMRSKDRPKLLFDIVCTLTDMEYVVFHGMVSTGRMEAYQEFYIRHVDGLPVSSDAERERVVQCLEAAIERRASEGLELVLCTEDRVGLLSDITRIFRENSLCIKRAEILTKGGKAKDTFYVTDVTGNPVDPKIIDSICRQIGQTKLQVKRDSILSPKPPQETTMGYIFGNLFKARTFKLIRSYS